The following coding sequences are from one Capsicum annuum cultivar UCD-10X-F1 chromosome 3, UCD10Xv1.1, whole genome shotgun sequence window:
- the LOC124896810 gene encoding uncharacterized protein LOC124896810, protein MAKAYTISEFKSLMKKVKQIDVRVKEYFQKDGYDKWTRVYATVNHDFTLTLNSAEIINKHPKKARELHIYDFLEKVVPTTNYVYAVLHEDRRYIVCLERKTCTCHRFQIDEILCAHAYAVLKSKYFEADDYCSNLYKLVAVLGTYEIPLLPLPDRST, encoded by the exons ATGGCTAAAGCATATACAATTTCTGAATTTAAAAGTCTAATGAAGAAGGTCAAACAAATAGATGTTAGGGTGAAAGAGTACTTCCAGAAGGATGGTTATGACAAGTGGACTAGGGTGTATGCTACtgtaaatcatgattttacacTCACATTAAACAGTGCAGAAATCATAAACAAGCATCCAAAGAAAGCGAGGGAATTGCATATATATGATTTCTTAGAGAAA GTTGTACCTACAACGAACTATGTTTATGCTGTGCTACATGAAGATAGACGTTATATCGTTTGTTTGGAGAGGAAGACATGTACTTGCCATAGatttcaaattgatgaaattttgtgtgCTCATGCTTATGCAGTGTTAAAGAGCAAATATTTTGAAGCTGATGATTACTGCTCTAACTTATACAAGCTAGTAGCAGTGTTGGGCACGTATGAGATTCCTCTATTACCACTGCCTGATAGGTCTACATGA